In a genomic window of Pseudomonas mohnii:
- a CDS encoding FAD-dependent oxidoreductase has translation MTTTTTEAIRRCDVLVIGAGAGGLATAITARKQGLEVIVIEKDAYFGGTTAFSGGVLWIPGNALSKAKGITDSREAALTYMKNETGDFYDAEAVDAFLDNAPQMIDFFQRETEVQFIPTLYPDYHPDVAGGVDIGRSILAAPFDIRRLGADMARLRPPLKTITFIGMMFNSSNADLKHFFNATKSLTSFLYVAKRLMTHAKELLLYRRGIQVTSGNALAARLAKSALDLGIPILTQTSACQLLKSADRVTGVVAQTEGGELRFEARHGVVLASGGFSHDLQRLKQAYPHVRRGGEHFSPVPQGNTGDGARMAEALGGTVDIRLKAPAAWMPVSKVPMGNGRFTAFPHLLDRYKPGVIGVTRNGQRFTNESNSYHDVGAAMIEACAHQTETAMWLICDRRTMAKYGLGYAKPAPMPLAPLLRNGYLHSGRTLAELARSAGLDAAGLEQTVRDYNRTAGQGVDRQFGRGTTSFNRYLADPQNLPNPCVAPIGDGPYYALKVIMGDLGTFDGIKTSVCGEVLDQEGRAIDGLYAVGNDRASIMGGNYPAAGITLGPIMTFGYLTGMHLSRVAAEKTPGNPRQEVA, from the coding sequence ATGACGACAACAACTACCGAGGCGATCCGTCGGTGCGACGTTCTGGTGATCGGCGCCGGTGCCGGTGGTCTGGCGACCGCCATCACTGCACGCAAGCAGGGGCTGGAAGTCATTGTGATTGAAAAGGATGCGTACTTCGGCGGGACCACCGCGTTCTCGGGAGGAGTGCTGTGGATTCCCGGCAACGCGCTGTCCAAGGCCAAGGGCATCACGGACAGTCGGGAGGCCGCGCTGACCTACATGAAGAACGAAACGGGCGATTTCTACGATGCCGAGGCCGTCGATGCGTTTCTCGATAACGCGCCGCAGATGATCGACTTTTTCCAGCGCGAGACCGAAGTCCAGTTCATCCCGACCCTCTACCCGGACTATCACCCGGACGTGGCCGGTGGCGTCGATATCGGCCGTTCGATCCTCGCCGCGCCTTTCGACATTCGCAGGCTGGGGGCCGACATGGCACGTCTGCGGCCGCCGCTCAAAACCATCACGTTTATCGGGATGATGTTCAATTCGTCGAATGCCGACCTCAAGCATTTCTTCAACGCCACCAAATCCCTGACCTCGTTCCTCTATGTTGCAAAGCGCCTGATGACTCACGCCAAAGAGTTGCTGCTTTACCGGCGCGGCATTCAGGTGACCAGCGGCAATGCCTTGGCCGCGCGACTGGCGAAATCGGCGCTGGACCTGGGGATTCCGATTCTGACGCAAACCAGCGCCTGTCAACTGTTGAAAAGCGCAGACCGGGTCACTGGGGTGGTCGCTCAGACCGAGGGCGGTGAGTTGCGGTTTGAAGCCCGCCACGGTGTGGTACTGGCCAGCGGCGGCTTTTCCCATGATCTGCAACGGTTGAAGCAGGCCTATCCCCATGTGCGCCGCGGTGGCGAGCATTTCTCACCGGTGCCGCAAGGCAACACCGGGGATGGCGCGCGCATGGCCGAAGCCCTGGGCGGCACCGTCGATATACGGCTCAAGGCGCCTGCTGCCTGGATGCCTGTCTCGAAAGTGCCGATGGGTAACGGCAGGTTCACCGCCTTCCCGCATTTGCTCGATCGCTACAAGCCCGGCGTTATCGGTGTGACCCGCAATGGCCAACGGTTCACCAACGAGTCCAACTCATACCACGATGTCGGCGCGGCGATGATCGAGGCCTGTGCCCACCAGACCGAAACCGCCATGTGGTTGATCTGCGACCGCCGGACCATGGCCAAGTACGGGCTGGGTTACGCCAAGCCGGCACCGATGCCCCTCGCGCCATTGCTGCGCAACGGCTACCTGCACAGTGGCCGCACCCTGGCTGAATTGGCGCGTAGCGCCGGGCTCGACGCTGCCGGGCTGGAACAGACCGTACGTGACTACAATCGCACGGCGGGGCAAGGCGTGGATCGGCAGTTCGGCCGTGGCACCACTAGCTTCAACCGCTACCTCGCCGACCCGCAGAACCTGCCGAACCCGTGCGTGGCGCCGATTGGCGACGGCCCCTACTACGCCCTCAAAGTGATCATGGGCGATCTGGGTACCTTTGATGGCATCAAAACCAGCGTCTGCGGTGAAGTGCTCGACCAAGAAGGCCGGGCAATCGACGGGCTTTACGCGGTGGGCAACGACCGGGCGAGCATCATGGGGGGCAACTATCCCGCTGCCGGCATCACGCTCGGGCCGATCATGACCTTCGGTTATCTCACCGGGATGCACCTGTCCCGGGTGGCCGCCGAAAAAACACCGGGCAACCCTCGGCAGGAGGTGGCCTGA
- a CDS encoding NIPSNAP family protein has protein sequence MNHKPVVDHRIYTIRPRGMPEFIEVFDRLAMPILLEHLGAPLGFYTSSIGPLNQVVHLWGYDSLDDFERRSQARDGDPRFPAYLQASAHLILAQETRIIRPVRFHSLGSA, from the coding sequence ATGAATCACAAGCCGGTCGTCGACCACCGTATCTACACCATCCGGCCACGGGGCATGCCCGAGTTCATTGAGGTCTTCGATCGTCTGGCGATGCCGATTTTGCTCGAGCATCTGGGCGCGCCGCTGGGATTTTATACCAGCAGCATCGGCCCATTGAACCAAGTCGTGCACCTATGGGGCTATGACAGTCTCGATGACTTCGAACGACGCAGCCAGGCGCGGGATGGCGATCCCCGCTTCCCGGCCTACCTGCAGGCTTCTGCGCACCTGATCCTTGCCCAGGAAACCCGGATTATCCGCCCGGTGCGGTTCCACAGCCTCGGCAGCGCTTGA
- a CDS encoding MFS transporter, with the protein MLTTQPIDIHALINSRPIGSFQKWVVFLGFLIIGLDGLDVALMGFIAPQLKMDWGLSHQQLGPVLSAALIGLAVGALVAGPLADRYGRKIVLVSSVSMFGLWTLATAFSPDISTMVILRFLTGLGLGAAMPNASTLVSEYAPQRSRSFLITVAFCGFSLGAAGGGFLSAWMIPAFGWKSMLILGGVLPLLVAPLLYFKLPESVTFLVAKRAPNTRIRAIVEKLAPGVSDAKSTFCLPAHPLMRSSAMQIVLSPSYRFGTLMLWSGYVLALFLVYLFSGWLPTLVKDGGGYSVADAAIVTAMFQIGGPAGALCVGWVMDRCNKYRVLMAVFVLSGGVIYAIGQATGHFLLLCLVAWMVGFGLNGASVGMNALAATFYPTQARATGASWMSGIGRFGAILSAFAGAQMLSWGWTFAQVFAALVVPSGLAALAIYGLGRNAGTVLSDRQVASVPPSRTNS; encoded by the coding sequence ATGCTGACAACTCAACCCATCGACATCCACGCGCTGATCAACAGTCGCCCCATTGGCAGCTTTCAGAAGTGGGTCGTCTTTCTCGGGTTCCTGATCATCGGCCTCGATGGTTTGGATGTGGCACTCATGGGCTTTATCGCACCGCAATTGAAAATGGACTGGGGCTTGAGCCACCAGCAGTTGGGCCCGGTGTTGAGTGCGGCGCTGATTGGTCTGGCGGTCGGCGCACTGGTCGCCGGGCCGCTGGCCGACCGTTACGGACGCAAGATCGTGCTGGTCAGCAGTGTCTCCATGTTTGGCCTGTGGACGCTGGCGACGGCGTTTTCCCCGGACATCAGCACCATGGTGATCCTGCGCTTCCTGACTGGATTGGGGCTCGGCGCGGCCATGCCGAATGCCAGTACCCTGGTGTCGGAGTACGCGCCGCAGCGCAGCCGTTCGTTCCTGATCACGGTGGCGTTCTGTGGGTTCTCCCTGGGCGCCGCCGGAGGCGGGTTTCTGTCAGCCTGGATGATCCCGGCCTTCGGCTGGAAAAGCATGCTGATTCTGGGCGGTGTCTTGCCCCTGCTGGTGGCGCCGCTGCTGTATTTCAAACTGCCCGAGTCGGTGACGTTCCTGGTCGCCAAGCGGGCGCCGAACACACGTATCCGCGCCATTGTGGAAAAACTCGCGCCGGGCGTCAGTGACGCGAAATCGACCTTCTGCCTGCCGGCTCATCCGCTGATGCGGTCTTCGGCGATGCAGATCGTATTGTCCCCTTCCTATCGCTTCGGCACGTTGATGTTGTGGAGCGGTTATGTGCTTGCGTTGTTTCTGGTCTACCTGTTCAGCGGCTGGTTACCGACCCTGGTGAAAGACGGGGGCGGTTATAGCGTTGCGGATGCGGCCATTGTGACCGCGATGTTCCAGATCGGTGGACCCGCCGGCGCGCTGTGTGTCGGCTGGGTCATGGATCGCTGCAATAAATACCGGGTGTTGATGGCGGTGTTCGTGTTGAGCGGGGGTGTGATCTATGCGATCGGACAGGCCACGGGGCATTTCCTGTTGCTGTGCTTGGTAGCATGGATGGTCGGGTTCGGCCTCAATGGCGCCAGCGTCGGCATGAACGCGCTGGCCGCCACGTTTTACCCCACCCAGGCGCGAGCCACTGGCGCCAGCTGGATGAGCGGTATCGGTCGCTTTGGCGCGATCCTCAGCGCCTTTGCCGGCGCGCAGATGCTGAGTTGGGGCTGGACCTTCGCGCAGGTCTTTGCGGCACTGGTGGTGCCGTCCGGTCTGGCGGCCCTTGCGATTTATGGGCTGGGACGCAACGCCGGCACGGTGTTGAGCGATCGACAGGTCGCGTCTGTTCCACCGAGCCGGACGAATTCCTAG
- a CDS encoding YgaP family membrane protein, with product MDRSPRILAGLLLIGLSLSGVIGAWGWIGLVPLATGVFRFCPVYTLLGIKTCNSR from the coding sequence ATTGATCGTAGCCCGCGCATTCTCGCGGGTCTGCTTCTCATTGGCCTCAGTCTGTCCGGTGTGATCGGCGCATGGGGTTGGATAGGTTTAGTACCGCTGGCCACTGGTGTTTTCCGTTTCTGCCCTGTCTATACGTTGCTGGGCATCAAAACCTGTAACAGTCGCTGA